The proteins below come from a single Gimesia alba genomic window:
- a CDS encoding prenyltransferase/squalene oxidase repeat-containing protein, protein MSRWLTVLLLLGSSLQMTAVCRAQGVDQQKKQLDASIQRAVQFLSKSQQPSGAWSFNSYGESTAATSLAIMAFMAAGYVPEEGPYGDQINKGIDWVLAHQLDNGLVVHHKSHGPMYSHGISTLMLAEVAGMLTGEREKKCRQVLERAIKLIVSAQDVSKDKRNIGGWRYTQTSKDSDLSVTGWQLLALRAAKNIGCDISADHIDKAVAYVRHCRGRNNIGFAYQPGGAPSATRTGTGILALEICGKHHTQDALQAGDYLVQRPLHPDEFYYFYGAYYCSVGMFQMGGEYWKKTRATIVPQLLEMQKHDGSWLANKGSEKEAGKVYATTLAVLALAVEYQYLPIYQR, encoded by the coding sequence ATGTCGCGCTGGTTGACCGTATTACTGCTTTTGGGATCCTCTCTGCAAATGACCGCAGTTTGCCGGGCGCAGGGAGTGGATCAACAAAAAAAACAGCTCGACGCAAGCATTCAACGGGCCGTGCAGTTCTTATCGAAATCTCAACAGCCTTCTGGCGCCTGGTCATTTAACTCTTATGGAGAATCGACGGCTGCAACTTCGCTGGCCATTATGGCCTTCATGGCCGCCGGTTATGTTCCGGAGGAAGGTCCTTACGGTGATCAGATTAACAAAGGCATCGACTGGGTACTGGCACATCAACTCGACAATGGGTTAGTCGTGCATCATAAAAGTCACGGGCCCATGTATAGCCACGGCATCAGTACTCTGATGCTGGCGGAAGTTGCGGGAATGCTCACCGGGGAACGTGAAAAAAAGTGCCGCCAGGTTCTGGAACGTGCTATTAAGTTGATTGTGTCTGCACAGGATGTTTCCAAAGATAAAAGAAACATCGGCGGTTGGCGTTACACTCAGACCAGCAAAGACAGTGACCTCAGTGTCACCGGCTGGCAATTATTAGCGCTGCGTGCTGCAAAAAATATCGGCTGTGATATTTCCGCCGACCATATCGATAAAGCAGTCGCCTATGTGCGGCACTGTCGCGGCCGTAACAATATCGGGTTTGCTTATCAACCCGGCGGAGCCCCCAGTGCCACGCGAACCGGTACGGGTATTCTCGCTCTGGAAATTTGCGGGAAACATCATACCCAAGATGCCTTGCAAGCGGGTGATTATCTCGTACAGCGCCCGTTGCATCCGGATGAATTCTATTATTTTTATGGCGCTTACTACTGCAGTGTTGGCATGTTTCAGATGGGGGGCGAATACTGGAAAAAGACCCGCGCCACGATCGTGCCCCAGTTGCTGGAAATGCAAAAACATGATGGCAGCTGGCTGGCGAACAAAGGCAGCGAAAAAGAAGCCGGCAAAGTTTATGCCACCACGCTGGCTGTCCTCGCACTCGCCGTCGAATACCAGTATCTGCCCATCTATCAACGCTGA
- a CDS encoding beta-ribofuranosylaminobenzene 5'-phosphate synthase family protein, with the protein MPHEVRITTGSRLHWGLLSLAPMTGREFGGIGLMVDAPHFVLSAKESSAGQDHITCSDAYYSKVEAALIAARKYLPDASHSRFFTLEFQSEIPMHCGFGSGTQLSLAVARAVSLLYGEQEPSSVELALRVGRGARSALGVHGFDWGGFLVEGGKRNSEQISPLVAHADFPEDWRILLITPKDQAGISGTIEVEAIQRLGPMPVAITEQLCRLVLMQLLPAVLSHDFPEFSAGLTTFGRTVGEFFKPAQGGIYAHPQMAELESLLIANGIQGIAQTSWGPTLSVVCSSSAEAEYVSSLLLDNGYGELCSLRTVNPLNRGAQIHIKEST; encoded by the coding sequence ATGCCACACGAAGTGAGGATTACAACCGGAAGCCGATTGCATTGGGGGTTGCTCTCACTGGCTCCCATGACGGGCCGCGAATTTGGTGGCATCGGCTTGATGGTAGATGCACCACATTTTGTGCTTTCCGCAAAAGAGTCGTCCGCTGGTCAGGATCACATCACATGCAGTGATGCTTACTACTCAAAAGTGGAAGCAGCTCTCATAGCGGCCCGGAAGTATCTTCCTGATGCTTCACACTCGCGTTTCTTCACATTGGAATTTCAATCCGAGATTCCAATGCATTGTGGCTTTGGTTCAGGAACTCAGTTAAGTCTGGCAGTGGCACGCGCGGTTTCATTGCTTTATGGAGAGCAGGAGCCCTCTTCCGTCGAACTGGCACTACGGGTTGGACGCGGGGCGCGATCGGCACTGGGAGTTCACGGTTTTGATTGGGGTGGCTTTCTGGTTGAGGGGGGCAAGCGGAATTCAGAGCAGATCAGTCCTCTCGTGGCACATGCTGACTTTCCGGAAGATTGGAGAATTCTGTTGATCACACCCAAAGATCAGGCGGGGATCTCTGGTACCATTGAAGTGGAGGCAATTCAACGGCTGGGGCCGATGCCGGTTGCCATCACAGAACAACTCTGTCGACTAGTATTGATGCAACTTCTGCCAGCGGTTCTGTCACACGATTTTCCCGAGTTCAGCGCCGGTTTAACCACTTTTGGGCGGACTGTCGGTGAGTTTTTTAAGCCCGCACAGGGTGGAATTTATGCCCATCCGCAGATGGCAGAGCTGGAATCACTCTTAATTGCCAATGGGATCCAGGGGATCGCCCAAACATCCTGGGGGCCGACTTTATCAGTTGTCTGTTCCAGTTCTGCTGAGGCTGAATACGTTTCAAGTCTATTGCTGGATAATGGTTACGGCGAATTATGTTCTCTGCGAACGGTCAATCCGCTCAATCGGGGTGCCCAGATTCATATCAAAGAGTCTACATGA
- a CDS encoding BamA/OMP85 family outer membrane protein: MLSSAFAQEKEQRSISLNDPLFDIRVEGNESIPALAILQKTKIQRGRPATRDQVLEDVRLLFATRWFSSVQPVYRKTEQGLVLIFKVKERPIVEKVEFRGNKKVKTKRLAATTGLKVGSPFDVSANLESVHRLKQLYVERGYRFVEINLSKGGDPNDREVIFEIKEGPKVVVSGIKFRGNKFVSSGVLKTKLLTKKAPLGLSVLGGKYDPSTVEDDLVALKQYYNSLGFFDVKIDEKVGYNKGRSRVQIEYTVNEGKRYKVRDILIEGNRIFSEDEIRDDIKLASGEFFNSRALSTDVEKLTAKYGERGHLFAKVNPVPRFLEAPGEVDLVYQINEDKPWRIRKITPHISGDNPRTKSSVLTNPLLVAPGDLANPRLIAKSKRRIEGGKVFQAGPQQGPRINIKRVDPQKELAAMRKDDVVRGQNHEREQNQVSRRNRYQAPLKTLSGQEEVFRAQNYDNGIPEALNPLFGNSPLGDPMGTEFPQQQPGWVDLDVYASESRTGRLMFGVGVNSDAGVVGSIVLQEENFDILRPPRSFEDILDGTAWRGGGQRFRAEAVPGDQVSRYLVNWTDPYFLDTNFSLGVSGFYFTRFYTDWDEERVGMRLSLGRQLTQEWSINGQFRLENVDLRNPRTPTPAIVQQSVGNNLLNTFRLAATHDTRDAAFLPAEGHILEFAAEQAVGDFDYSRLETNASQYFTIYKRPDGGGRHILSLSASLGWTDSDTPVFERYYAGGFQTFRGFEFRGVTPRENGVAVGGRWSFLGSAQYMVPITADEMIQMVFFSDFGTVEDHVSLDQFRVSVGAGLRLTVPAMGPVPVALDFSVPLAKESFDETQVFSFYVGFTR; the protein is encoded by the coding sequence GTGCTGAGCTCAGCCTTCGCGCAGGAAAAAGAACAGCGTTCGATTTCACTGAACGACCCGCTGTTTGATATTCGCGTGGAAGGTAACGAATCCATTCCAGCACTCGCCATTTTACAAAAAACAAAAATACAACGCGGCCGACCTGCGACTCGAGATCAAGTCTTGGAAGATGTTCGGCTACTGTTTGCTACACGCTGGTTCTCCAGTGTCCAGCCAGTCTATCGAAAAACCGAACAGGGACTGGTGCTGATCTTCAAAGTCAAAGAACGTCCAATCGTTGAGAAGGTCGAATTTCGCGGAAACAAGAAAGTCAAAACCAAACGTCTGGCAGCGACCACCGGGTTAAAAGTCGGTTCCCCCTTTGATGTTTCTGCCAATCTGGAATCCGTGCATCGGTTAAAACAGCTCTACGTTGAACGTGGTTATCGATTTGTTGAAATCAATTTGAGCAAAGGCGGAGACCCCAATGATCGTGAAGTGATCTTTGAAATTAAAGAAGGTCCCAAAGTTGTTGTTTCCGGCATTAAGTTTCGGGGAAATAAATTTGTCAGCTCAGGCGTACTCAAAACAAAACTGCTCACGAAAAAAGCACCTCTCGGCTTAAGCGTTCTGGGAGGGAAATATGATCCTTCCACCGTGGAAGACGATCTGGTTGCTCTCAAGCAGTATTATAACAGCCTGGGTTTCTTCGATGTGAAAATTGATGAGAAAGTTGGCTATAACAAAGGCCGTTCCCGTGTGCAGATCGAATATACGGTGAATGAAGGCAAACGTTATAAGGTCCGCGATATTCTGATCGAGGGGAATCGAATCTTCTCGGAAGATGAAATTCGCGATGACATCAAACTTGCTTCGGGTGAGTTTTTCAACAGCCGAGCTTTATCAACCGATGTCGAAAAATTGACAGCGAAATACGGTGAACGCGGTCATCTGTTTGCCAAGGTGAATCCTGTGCCCCGTTTTTTGGAAGCACCAGGCGAAGTCGATTTGGTTTATCAAATTAACGAAGACAAACCTTGGCGGATTCGAAAGATTACTCCCCACATCTCAGGTGATAACCCGCGAACCAAGAGTTCGGTTTTGACGAATCCTTTATTAGTCGCACCTGGCGATCTGGCAAACCCACGACTGATTGCTAAAAGTAAGCGTCGCATTGAAGGAGGCAAAGTCTTCCAGGCAGGACCCCAGCAAGGGCCACGCATCAATATCAAGCGGGTTGACCCACAAAAAGAACTTGCAGCCATGCGAAAGGATGATGTAGTTCGTGGGCAAAACCATGAACGGGAGCAAAATCAGGTTTCCCGACGTAATCGCTATCAGGCTCCTCTAAAAACACTTTCCGGCCAGGAAGAAGTCTTCCGGGCACAGAACTATGACAATGGGATCCCGGAAGCTTTGAATCCCCTCTTCGGAAACAGTCCTCTGGGCGATCCGATGGGAACCGAATTCCCCCAACAACAACCCGGTTGGGTTGACCTGGATGTGTATGCCTCGGAAAGCCGAACCGGTCGTTTGATGTTCGGCGTGGGTGTAAACAGTGATGCGGGTGTGGTCGGTTCGATCGTTCTGCAGGAAGAAAATTTTGATATCCTCAGGCCACCACGCAGTTTTGAAGATATTCTGGATGGAACCGCCTGGCGCGGTGGTGGACAACGCTTCAGAGCAGAAGCCGTCCCCGGTGATCAGGTCAGCCGTTATCTGGTAAACTGGACTGATCCCTATTTCTTGGATACGAACTTCAGTCTGGGAGTCAGTGGATTCTATTTCACTCGCTTCTATACAGACTGGGATGAAGAACGCGTTGGAATGCGTCTTTCACTGGGACGTCAACTGACGCAGGAATGGTCTATCAACGGTCAATTCCGTCTGGAAAATGTCGACTTGCGAAATCCACGCACGCCGACACCCGCGATCGTTCAGCAGTCTGTCGGAAATAATTTACTGAATACATTCCGCCTTGCAGCCACTCATGACACTCGTGATGCCGCGTTCCTGCCTGCGGAAGGACATATTCTTGAGTTTGCTGCAGAGCAGGCTGTTGGTGATTTCGATTACAGTCGTCTGGAAACAAACGCCAGTCAATACTTCACGATCTACAAGCGACCCGATGGTGGCGGACGTCACATTCTTTCGTTGAGTGCCTCATTGGGTTGGACCGATTCTGATACACCTGTTTTTGAACGGTACTATGCCGGTGGTTTCCAAACTTTCCGCGGTTTCGAATTCCGGGGAGTGACTCCTCGCGAAAACGGCGTCGCCGTTGGTGGTCGCTGGAGCTTCCTGGGTAGTGCCCAATACATGGTTCCAATTACCGCTGACGAGATGATCCAGATGGTCTTCTTCAGTGACTTCGGTACAGTGGAAGATCATGTCTCTCTCGATCAGTTCCGTGTTTCTGTCGGTGCCGGCCTGCGGTTAACAGTGCCTGCAATGGGGCCTGTCCCCGTGGCGTTGGACTTCTCAGTGCCATTGGCTAAGGAGTCTTTCGACGAAACACAGGTCTTCAGTTTCTATGTCGGGTTTACCCGATAA
- the fae gene encoding formaldehyde-activating enzyme — MSMFVGESLVGEGNEVAHIDLLIGDKNGPVGTAFANALSSQKMGHSNLLAVLSPNLAVKPATVMITKVTIKGAKQAVQMFGPAQYAVAKAVADSVEAGVIPKDQCEDLVIVCGVFIHWEADDDTKIFEYNYEATKEAIARAMKNEPSADEMLAKKSEASHPFYAG; from the coding sequence ATGTCAATGTTTGTCGGTGAGTCACTTGTTGGTGAAGGTAATGAAGTTGCTCATATCGATTTGTTGATTGGTGACAAAAATGGTCCTGTCGGGACAGCGTTTGCAAACGCTCTGTCCAGCCAGAAAATGGGTCATAGTAACCTGTTGGCTGTATTATCACCAAATCTGGCTGTAAAGCCAGCAACAGTCATGATCACCAAGGTCACAATTAAAGGTGCAAAGCAGGCCGTTCAGATGTTTGGCCCCGCTCAATACGCCGTTGCAAAGGCTGTCGCAGACAGCGTTGAAGCGGGCGTCATTCCAAAAGATCAATGCGAAGATCTGGTTATCGTCTGTGGTGTCTTCATTCACTGGGAAGCCGATGACGACACCAAAATCTTCGAATACAACTACGAAGCCACTAAAGAAGCGATTGCTCGTGCAATGAAAAATGAGCCTTCTGCTGACGAAATGCTGGCTAAGAAGAGTGAAGCTTCTCACCCCTTCTATGCTGGTTAA
- the larC gene encoding nickel pincer cofactor biosynthesis protein LarC — translation MRIAYLDCSTGISGDMTLAALVDAGVNPDQIIAGIDSLGLPGVKLSFSSTMKGGFHATSVQIKHPEQHAHRHLSDIVKILKQSDQLTPKQYEISFALFSAIAGAEAKVHGSTIEKVHFHEVGAIDSIVDIVGVAIGFDLLGVEQIISSPIPTGYGQIKIDHGICTVPAPGTAELLKGIPLADIPIQAELTTPTGAAIIATLVDRFSMLPPMTIEEIGYGAGTKNFPERANLLRMFVGESVTTSNTNYVTLLETNLDDVSGEVIGYTKQKLLAAGALDVYSTAIQMKKDRPAVMLSLICKPESVDKLESILFQETETLGIRRHQLQRSIRPRQQQQVKTAWGEVDGKLSLAPNQQTIFTPEYESCAKLAEKHQVSLRTIYRAAEAAFLFDGKPATSFDTAANVPHDHDHDHDHDHDHDHDHDHDHDHDHDHG, via the coding sequence GTGCGGATTGCTTACTTAGATTGTTCTACTGGAATTAGCGGTGATATGACTCTGGCTGCCCTCGTCGATGCGGGCGTCAATCCAGACCAGATCATTGCCGGCATTGATTCCCTGGGTTTGCCCGGCGTCAAACTCTCATTCTCTTCTACCATGAAGGGGGGCTTTCATGCGACTTCCGTACAAATTAAACATCCCGAGCAGCACGCCCATCGTCACTTAAGCGACATTGTCAAGATCCTGAAGCAGTCGGATCAGCTTACACCAAAACAGTACGAGATATCATTTGCACTGTTTTCAGCGATCGCGGGTGCCGAAGCAAAAGTGCATGGCTCGACCATTGAAAAAGTACACTTTCATGAAGTCGGAGCCATCGACTCCATTGTGGATATTGTGGGAGTCGCGATCGGCTTCGACTTGCTGGGCGTTGAACAAATCATTTCCAGCCCGATTCCAACAGGCTACGGACAGATAAAAATTGATCATGGCATCTGCACGGTACCAGCCCCGGGAACTGCCGAACTCCTGAAGGGAATCCCCCTGGCCGACATTCCAATTCAAGCCGAGCTGACTACTCCCACGGGGGCCGCTATTATTGCAACACTCGTCGATCGATTCTCCATGCTACCTCCCATGACGATTGAAGAAATCGGATATGGGGCCGGCACAAAAAACTTCCCGGAGCGTGCCAACCTGCTCCGCATGTTTGTCGGTGAATCTGTTACAACCAGCAATACCAATTATGTGACATTGCTCGAAACAAACCTGGATGATGTTTCTGGAGAGGTTATTGGGTATACGAAACAGAAACTGCTGGCCGCAGGCGCGCTGGATGTTTATTCGACTGCGATTCAGATGAAGAAAGACCGCCCGGCCGTCATGCTGAGCCTGATTTGCAAACCAGAGTCTGTTGATAAACTGGAGTCCATTCTGTTTCAGGAAACAGAAACGCTGGGCATCCGCCGTCACCAGCTCCAGCGTTCCATTCGTCCCCGCCAACAGCAGCAAGTCAAAACCGCATGGGGAGAAGTAGACGGGAAACTTTCGCTGGCGCCAAATCAGCAAACGATTTTTACTCCGGAATATGAATCGTGTGCGAAACTGGCGGAGAAACATCAGGTCTCGCTCAGAACCATCTATCGTGCTGCTGAAGCTGCCTTCCTGTTTGATGGAAAACCAGCGACTTCCTTCGACACGGCAGCAAATGTCCCCCACGACCACGACCACGACCACGACCACGACCACGACCACGACCACGACCACGACCACGACCACGACCATGACCATGACCATGGATAA
- a CDS encoding DUF447 domain-containing protein, whose amino-acid sequence MILEGIVTSQNQQGELNIAPMGPVVNSEMSQFVLRPFQTSRTFSNLKETRCGVLHVVDDVLLLAKAAIGQLDEIPETFPAEKIDGKVLQSACRWYEFEIESIDETQARTVMQATVVHQGRIRDYFGLNRAKHAVLEAAILATRTHLIEQSELEAQYQSLAEIVKKTAGPQEETAFCLLEEYISKAYAEIKS is encoded by the coding sequence ATGATTCTGGAAGGCATTGTAACCAGTCAAAATCAGCAGGGTGAATTGAATATTGCGCCGATGGGGCCGGTGGTGAATTCTGAGATGTCCCAGTTTGTGTTGCGTCCGTTTCAGACATCACGCACATTCAGCAATTTGAAAGAAACCCGTTGCGGAGTCCTGCACGTAGTTGATGATGTTTTATTACTGGCAAAAGCCGCGATCGGCCAGCTAGATGAAATTCCGGAAACATTTCCCGCCGAAAAAATTGACGGGAAGGTTCTGCAGTCTGCCTGTCGCTGGTACGAATTTGAGATCGAGAGCATTGACGAAACCCAGGCTCGTACTGTGATGCAGGCAACCGTGGTGCATCAGGGCCGGATTCGTGATTATTTCGGTCTCAATCGTGCCAAGCATGCTGTGTTAGAAGCTGCGATTCTGGCAACGCGTACGCATCTGATTGAACAAAGCGAATTAGAGGCTCAGTATCAGTCCCTGGCGGAAATTGTCAAAAAAACAGCAGGTCCTCAGGAAGAGACAGCGTTTTGTTTACTGGAAGAATATATTTCCAAGGCATATGCTGAAATCAAATCGTAA
- a CDS encoding DUF1501 domain-containing protein — MNSKQNQSEVSRRDFLRVGSLSFVGLSMSERAALSAAQSDRSQKNCILIMMTGGASQLETFDPKPEAPAEIRGPLKAIETSVPGLLVSEAFPQLAQRASQFSLVRSLYHDAAPIHETGYQLIQTGRLSKGALNYPCFGSVISRQFGPRGDAPPFVVLPRLVSSLGVNMYRGQQATFLGEEFDPATTVGESSASGEYEIKIEGESKAIQQQYGKHRFGRLMLQARQLVERGTRCVIVNLFDDLHQQLTWDCHGTGTGTSGKVYEYRDSLGPAFDKALSTLLDDLSSKGLLDDTLVVASGEFGRTPQINAHGGRDHWPHVWSALVAGGGTPGGQVVGASDARASAPVERPVHASELTATIYHHLGLNPASSLAQLDDRELKLVDASPIEELITG; from the coding sequence ATGAACTCCAAGCAAAATCAATCTGAAGTCTCCCGCCGGGATTTTCTCCGCGTGGGAAGTTTGAGCTTCGTTGGGTTGTCCATGTCCGAACGGGCGGCGTTATCTGCTGCCCAAAGTGATCGTTCGCAGAAGAACTGTATTTTGATCATGATGACAGGGGGCGCTAGCCAACTGGAAACATTCGATCCCAAACCGGAAGCGCCGGCTGAAATTCGAGGACCGCTCAAAGCGATCGAGACGTCAGTACCGGGGCTGTTAGTGAGTGAAGCTTTTCCGCAACTGGCGCAGCGTGCCAGTCAGTTCTCACTCGTCCGTTCCTTGTATCATGATGCAGCCCCGATTCACGAAACTGGTTACCAGCTCATTCAGACAGGCAGGTTATCAAAAGGGGCATTGAATTATCCCTGTTTTGGATCGGTGATTTCGCGCCAATTTGGACCGCGTGGCGATGCACCTCCCTTTGTGGTCCTGCCACGCTTGGTGAGTTCATTGGGCGTGAACATGTATCGTGGACAGCAGGCAACATTTCTGGGAGAGGAGTTTGACCCTGCGACTACCGTTGGCGAGTCTTCTGCCAGTGGAGAATATGAGATCAAAATTGAGGGGGAATCCAAGGCGATTCAGCAGCAGTATGGAAAGCATCGATTCGGCCGACTGATGCTGCAGGCACGTCAACTGGTTGAACGGGGCACCCGCTGTGTGATCGTCAATTTATTCGATGATCTACATCAGCAATTGACCTGGGATTGCCACGGCACCGGCACAGGGACTTCCGGAAAAGTATACGAGTACCGTGATTCACTGGGACCTGCGTTTGACAAAGCGCTATCGACCCTGCTTGATGATCTCTCTTCCAAAGGATTGCTGGACGACACACTGGTGGTTGCGTCTGGTGAATTCGGTCGCACGCCTCAGATCAATGCGCATGGCGGCCGTGATCATTGGCCACATGTCTGGTCGGCATTGGTTGCAGGCGGCGGAACACCCGGAGGTCAGGTCGTGGGGGCCAGCGATGCTCGAGCCAGTGCGCCGGTGGAACGTCCGGTTCACGCTTCCGAACTGACGGCGACGATTTATCATCATCTGGGACTCAATCCCGCTAGCAGTCTGGCACAGCTGGATGATCGGGAACTGAAACTGGTAGATGCATCACCGATCGAGGAATTGATCACTGGATAA
- a CDS encoding RNA polymerase sigma factor → MDQRKSFVNKPLLLPGVIWQAIWETSMLDDATIMKRICAGEYLLFDELVMRYRDRLLRFAWSKYGKQAAVEDLVQEAFLSAFAARESYNPEFAFSTWLWTIFLNLCRRHYKRELRQPREMVRSSFDTATDTMIPEPSSSETPLQAVLKTEQFELLALYLSELPEVQADSLRLRFFGGMKFSEIALTMDCSLSAAKIRVKNGLLQLAHRFSEGLTSEGDVS, encoded by the coding sequence TTGGATCAAAGAAAATCGTTTGTAAACAAGCCTTTATTGCTGCCTGGAGTGATCTGGCAGGCCATTTGGGAAACATCCATGTTGGACGATGCCACCATCATGAAACGCATCTGTGCAGGAGAATATCTTCTGTTCGATGAGTTAGTGATGCGCTATCGTGATCGGTTGCTACGATTTGCCTGGAGTAAATACGGCAAGCAGGCCGCTGTAGAAGATCTGGTACAGGAAGCATTCTTATCTGCATTTGCGGCACGCGAGTCCTATAATCCTGAGTTTGCTTTTTCGACCTGGCTCTGGACGATTTTTTTGAACCTGTGTCGACGGCATTATAAGCGGGAGTTACGCCAACCCCGTGAAATGGTGCGGTCCTCATTTGATACTGCTACTGATACGATGATTCCCGAACCCAGTTCGTCAGAGACACCTTTGCAGGCAGTGCTCAAGACAGAACAGTTTGAACTGCTGGCTTTGTATTTGAGCGAACTACCGGAAGTCCAGGCCGATTCGTTGCGGCTCCGTTTCTTTGGCGGCATGAAATTTTCAGAGATTGCATTAACGATGGATTGCAGTTTGTCTGCGGCAAAAATACGTGTGAAAAACGGATTGCTTCAATTGGCTCATCGTTTTTCTGAAGGACTGACTTCGGAAGGAGATGTCTCATGA
- a CDS encoding NADP-dependent methylenetetrahydromethanopterin/methylenetetrahydrofolate dehydrogenase has product MKKILIQLDTDAHPSSFDRVVAVDAEIDEIMSYGDVTPVNVEPLVHGAMFTRGPKELHHTAIFVGGSDVSSGETLFKKIKETFFGPVRVSVMMDSNGSNTTAAAAVLAAGKHLDFSETTALILGGTGPVGQRAAQLLAKRGATVIVASRSEERAQATCDAVKAIVDDAKLKPLSLKDHKQMEDTNRDTNLIIAAGAAGVKLIPAACWKPMKQLKVAIDLNAVPPAGIEDVDVMDKATEREGVLCYGAIGVGGTKMKIHKAALRQLFETNDLLLDTEEIYQIGANLSS; this is encoded by the coding sequence ATGAAAAAAATACTGATTCAACTGGATACCGATGCGCATCCCAGTTCGTTTGATCGCGTGGTTGCCGTCGATGCCGAAATTGATGAAATAATGAGCTACGGTGATGTGACTCCCGTTAATGTCGAACCACTCGTACATGGCGCCATGTTTACGCGAGGACCCAAGGAATTACATCATACTGCAATATTTGTCGGCGGGAGCGATGTCTCTTCCGGCGAAACCTTATTCAAAAAAATTAAGGAGACGTTTTTTGGTCCCGTGCGGGTCTCTGTGATGATGGATTCGAATGGATCCAATACCACAGCCGCAGCGGCAGTTCTGGCAGCGGGCAAGCATCTTGACTTTTCGGAAACAACGGCATTGATTCTGGGGGGGACCGGCCCTGTAGGGCAGCGTGCGGCACAGTTGCTTGCAAAGCGGGGGGCGACCGTGATCGTGGCGTCCCGTTCGGAAGAACGTGCTCAGGCGACTTGCGATGCGGTTAAGGCGATTGTGGATGACGCAAAACTGAAGCCACTGTCACTCAAAGACCACAAGCAGATGGAAGATACCAATCGGGATACTAATCTGATCATCGCCGCCGGCGCAGCAGGGGTCAAACTAATCCCGGCCGCTTGCTGGAAACCGATGAAACAGCTTAAGGTCGCCATTGATCTGAATGCGGTGCCTCCCGCTGGGATTGAGGACGTGGATGTCATGGATAAAGCGACCGAGCGAGAGGGAGTTCTCTGTTACGGGGCAATTGGAGTGGGCGGGACCAAGATGAAAATTCATAAAGCCGCCCTCCGTCAGCTCTTCGAAACGAATGACCTGCTGCTCGATACGGAAGAAATCTATCAAATCGGTGCGAATCTGAGTTCATGA